The Solibacillus sp. FSL W7-1464 genome contains a region encoding:
- a CDS encoding NAD(P)/FAD-dependent oxidoreductase: protein MELHNGLLFWPTTLLKEPHTNPPIKPHYDAIIVGAGMSGILTAKALIDEGLTVAVLERNELGSGSTSANTGLLQYSNDIQLHELSDLIGEEDAVRFYKLCLEAVDRLAEIAQPLKDQADFNRRPSICFASEKKDVSKLEKECEILVKNGFPAEFWNELVVEKRLPFNAPAALYTQSDAEMNPYKFVVSLTEQLIAKGLDLFENTYANIIEDEGNEIILHTMNGIFKTSRIVYTTGYDRLPYGKMKGADINRSYAIVTEQKPGFEGWYENALIWETARPYLYMRKTVDHRIIIGGLDEKRADPAKHETKVEAMANELLDKLHELLPDETFHAPYKYCASFGESLDHLPFIGQHPEQPNHYYLLGFGGNGTVYSMLGSHIIADLVMNRPNDDARLVTLDRKYGIK, encoded by the coding sequence ATGGAATTACACAATGGTTTATTATTTTGGCCAACGACACTTTTAAAAGAACCACACACGAACCCACCAATTAAACCTCATTATGATGCGATTATCGTAGGTGCCGGAATGAGCGGAATACTGACGGCGAAAGCATTAATCGATGAAGGTTTAACGGTAGCAGTTTTAGAACGAAACGAGCTCGGCTCCGGCAGTACTTCCGCCAATACAGGACTACTTCAATATTCAAATGATATTCAGTTACATGAACTAAGTGATTTAATCGGAGAGGAGGATGCTGTACGTTTTTATAAACTTTGCTTGGAGGCAGTTGACCGCCTGGCGGAAATTGCGCAACCATTAAAAGACCAGGCAGATTTCAATCGACGTCCAAGCATCTGTTTTGCCAGTGAAAAAAAAGACGTGTCAAAGCTTGAAAAAGAATGCGAAATATTGGTAAAGAACGGGTTCCCTGCTGAATTTTGGAATGAACTTGTCGTAGAAAAGCGCTTGCCTTTTAATGCGCCTGCTGCTTTGTACACACAAAGCGATGCGGAAATGAACCCTTACAAATTCGTGGTTTCATTAACTGAGCAGCTTATCGCTAAAGGGCTGGACTTATTTGAAAACACGTATGCCAACATCATTGAGGATGAAGGAAATGAGATCATTTTGCATACTATGAACGGAATCTTTAAAACATCCCGTATTGTATACACGACCGGCTACGATCGGCTGCCATATGGAAAAATGAAAGGTGCTGATATTAACCGCTCTTATGCGATTGTCACAGAGCAAAAACCCGGCTTTGAAGGTTGGTACGAAAATGCACTCATTTGGGAAACTGCCCGCCCGTATTTATATATGCGAAAAACAGTGGATCACCGTATTATAATCGGGGGATTAGACGAAAAGAGAGCCGATCCTGCCAAACATGAAACAAAAGTGGAAGCAATGGCAAACGAATTGCTTGATAAACTTCATGAACTATTGCCTGATGAAACCTTCCATGCCCCATATAAATATTGTGCTTCCTTTGGCGAGTCATTAGACCATCTTCCTTTCATCGGACAGCATCCAGAACAGCCGAATCACTATTACCTGCTCGGATTTGGGGGTAACGGCACGGTCTATAGTATGCTTGGCTCGCATATTATTGCCGATTTAGTCATGAATCGCCCGAATGACGACGCGCGTCTCGTGACATTGGACCGGAAATATGGAATTAAATAA
- a CDS encoding phospholipid phosphatase: MDPYIFGFFTIAYIAIFVWGMAKHKKTASAILFLVVAALIYDNAVLALGHVIGEGDLLKNLSYGRFWLHAIFTPTLILFSLFVMKEANLHFAYKKWVPFTFGALWVVAMIVEYFAELSGLELAPEESYGVLSYSTTEAASGPPPMILIVLVALLIASIMLAWKRKWWWMLVGTIVMTIGSAFPIDIGSNAITNAFELVLIATLMWTAIHFSNDRPYRRF, encoded by the coding sequence ATGGATCCTTATATTTTCGGATTTTTCACGATTGCCTATATTGCCATTTTCGTCTGGGGAATGGCAAAACATAAAAAAACTGCATCCGCCATATTATTTTTAGTTGTCGCTGCCCTGATTTATGATAATGCAGTACTAGCGTTAGGCCATGTCATAGGAGAGGGAGACCTTCTTAAAAACCTAAGCTATGGTCGTTTTTGGCTTCATGCAATATTCACACCTACTTTAATACTTTTTTCATTGTTTGTAATGAAAGAGGCAAACCTTCATTTTGCCTATAAGAAATGGGTTCCTTTTACATTTGGTGCTTTATGGGTTGTTGCCATGATTGTTGAATATTTTGCAGAGCTGAGCGGATTGGAACTAGCTCCGGAGGAATCGTATGGTGTACTTAGCTACAGTACAACAGAAGCAGCATCCGGTCCGCCGCCAATGATTTTGATTGTCCTTGTTGCCTTGCTAATCGCCTCTATCATGCTTGCCTGGAAAAGAAAATGGTGGTGGATGCTTGTCGGTACAATCGTTATGACGATCGGTAGTGCATTTCCGATTGATATTGGCAGTAACGCGATTACAAATGCCTTTGAGTTAGTGTTAATTGCGACTCTAATGTGGACAGCGATCCATTTTTCGAATGACAGACCGTATAGAAGGTTTTAA
- a CDS encoding sensor domain-containing protein, producing MVKTEDKNVLSSMQLTVEELQNIKIALDESSILAVTDQRGIITMVNDRFCKISKYERCELIGKDHRLLNSGYHPNTFFKEMWRTIGSGKTWHGEVCNRAKDGSTYWVQTTIVPFLNAKGKPYQYISIRTDITAQKKIGEMIHIAHHDDLTELPNRRMLLTDLKTLIEVEQQPFSLILFDVNRFKNINDGLGHGVGDMFLAEIAVRTKILNSPLMTFYRLSGDEFICILKDSALLESAAEDIQALFKRQFNLNNHTFYASISIGAVNYPEHGQSAHDILKYADIAMHEAKRAIIRVLSYIKNNNAFHITNY from the coding sequence ATGGTGAAAACAGAAGATAAAAATGTACTAAGTTCAATGCAACTGACCGTAGAAGAATTACAAAATATTAAAATTGCATTAGACGAGTCGTCCATTTTGGCTGTTACAGATCAGAGAGGCATTATCACAATGGTAAATGACCGGTTTTGTAAAATTTCCAAATATGAACGTTGTGAACTCATTGGTAAAGATCACCGACTTTTAAATTCAGGCTATCATCCGAATACTTTTTTTAAGGAAATGTGGCGTACAATCGGTTCAGGTAAGACATGGCACGGAGAAGTATGTAACCGTGCAAAGGATGGTTCAACATATTGGGTACAGACAACAATTGTGCCGTTTTTAAATGCAAAAGGAAAACCCTATCAGTATATTTCGATTCGTACAGATATTACCGCGCAAAAGAAAATTGGGGAAATGATACATATTGCACATCATGATGATTTGACAGAGCTGCCAAATCGCAGGATGTTGCTTACGGATTTAAAAACACTGATTGAAGTGGAACAGCAGCCATTTTCACTCATATTATTTGATGTGAACCGGTTTAAAAATATTAACGATGGCCTAGGGCACGGTGTCGGAGATATGTTTTTGGCAGAAATTGCGGTACGAACAAAAATACTGAACAGTCCATTGATGACTTTTTACCGTTTAAGTGGAGATGAATTCATTTGTATTTTAAAAGATTCAGCATTACTTGAAAGTGCCGCAGAAGATATACAAGCGCTATTTAAACGTCAATTCAATTTAAATAACCATACTTTTTATGCATCGATCAGTATAGGAGCGGTAAATTACCCGGAGCATGGTCAATCTGCGCATGATATATTGAAATATGCGGATATTGCGATGCATGAGGCAAAAAGAGCAATAATAAGGGTTTTGTCATATATAAAAAACAACAACGCTTTTCACATAACCAACTACTGA
- a CDS encoding putative bifunctional diguanylate cyclase/phosphodiesterase: MYYQPKVNLQTNKIEGMEALIRWFDEELGFVPPDQFIPFAEDFGLISDISEWVIAKAGRQATEWNEQFNLNLRVAVNISPSHLKADNFIDRLNRILQQHGISPSVLEIEITEMSFLDQNSDLLKTIEQLSEMDITLAIDDFGTGYSSLSYLKKFPIDLLKIDRTFIHKMYKNNADIAMVSAMISLARALNLKVVAEGVEEHEDLHLLREFDCEFVQGYYYSRPLTIDDFSQRLSEKGILV, from the coding sequence TTGTATTACCAGCCTAAAGTGAACCTGCAAACAAATAAAATTGAAGGGATGGAGGCACTGATACGCTGGTTTGACGAGGAGCTTGGTTTTGTACCGCCGGATCAGTTCATCCCATTTGCAGAAGATTTTGGACTGATCAGTGACATAAGTGAGTGGGTTATTGCTAAAGCCGGTCGCCAAGCAACAGAATGGAATGAACAATTCAACTTAAATCTTCGTGTGGCTGTTAATATTTCACCAAGCCATTTGAAAGCAGATAATTTTATTGATCGTTTAAACCGAATTTTACAGCAGCATGGAATTTCACCAAGTGTACTGGAAATCGAGATTACAGAAATGAGTTTCCTGGATCAAAATTCAGATTTGCTCAAAACGATCGAACAATTGAGTGAAATGGATATTACATTGGCTATTGATGACTTTGGGACAGGCTATTCCTCATTAAGCTATTTGAAGAAATTTCCGATTGATTTACTGAAAATCGATCGTACGTTCATCCACAAAATGTATAAAAACAATGCGGATATTGCCATGGTTTCAGCGATGATTTCTTTGGCGCGTGCACTTAATTTAAAAGTAGTGGCGGAAGGTGTGGAGGAACATGAAGACTTGCACCTTTTACGGGAGTTTGACTGTGAATTTGTCCAGGGCTACTATTATAGCCGTCCATTGACGATTGACGATTTTTCACAACGATTAAGTGAAAAAGGAATACTCGTTTAA
- a CDS encoding PH domain-containing protein translates to MVFKSKVDIWMAIIFILVPISMIYGVITEPSAILLLITAFMIVLLCILFFGTKYVIEKDVLIVYGGIYKKRIPVKQIRSLRPSKNPLSAPAMSIDRIEITFDPHIQIILVSPKEKELFVKKLLEINPGIALKS, encoded by the coding sequence ATGGTTTTTAAATCGAAGGTGGATATTTGGATGGCTATTATATTTATTTTAGTTCCAATCTCTATGATATACGGGGTCATTACAGAGCCAAGTGCAATTTTGCTCCTTATTACGGCATTCATGATTGTCTTATTGTGCATACTGTTTTTTGGTACAAAATACGTCATCGAAAAGGACGTACTCATCGTTTACGGCGGTATTTATAAAAAGCGAATCCCAGTTAAACAAATACGCAGCTTGCGCCCATCGAAAAATCCTTTATCGGCTCCGGCTATGTCAATCGACCGGATTGAAATTACCTTTGATCCGCATATTCAAATCATTCTTGTATCTCCAAAAGAAAAAGAGCTGTTTGTAAAAAAGCTACTTGAAATCAATCCAGGTATTGCGCTCAAGTCATAG
- a CDS encoding GNAT family N-acetyltransferase, producing MYTDQDLVIRPITEQDMERLWELIYKDEQPEWKKWDAPYYPHRAIPFEQFIQTKQDWIGDEGSWIIEVEGIVRGIVSYYWEHEPSKWLEIGIVLHEGQSWGKGIGTRALKLWIAHLFHTMPLVRIGFTTWSGNERMIRVGEKLGMQLEARIRKVRYYEGYYYDSIRMGLLREEWETLNNE from the coding sequence ATGTATACAGACCAGGACTTAGTTATACGACCAATAACGGAACAAGATATGGAACGTTTATGGGAGCTGATTTATAAAGATGAACAGCCCGAGTGGAAAAAGTGGGATGCTCCGTACTATCCGCATAGAGCGATTCCTTTTGAACAGTTTATCCAGACAAAGCAGGATTGGATCGGGGATGAAGGCTCTTGGATCATTGAAGTGGAAGGCATTGTACGCGGAATTGTCTCCTATTACTGGGAACATGAACCGTCAAAATGGCTTGAAATAGGTATTGTTCTGCATGAAGGGCAATCATGGGGAAAAGGGATTGGAACAAGAGCATTAAAATTATGGATTGCACACTTATTTCATACAATGCCATTAGTGCGTATCGGATTTACGACATGGTCAGGCAACGAACGCATGATCCGTGTTGGCGAAAAACTTGGGATGCAGCTAGAAGCAAGAATCCGTAAAGTTCGCTATTACGAAGGGTATTATTATGATTCGATTCGCATGGGGTTACTTAGAGAAGAATGGGAAACATTGAATAACGAATAA
- a CDS encoding M20 metallopeptidase family protein, whose amino-acid sequence MSVKEKLQANFEVMVEIRRHLHMYPELSFKEINTPKLIAEKLRSFGIEVKEKVGGNGVTGYLEGAFDGPTIAFRADFDALPIQDEKEVPYKSKVDGVSHACGHDIHTAALLGLAKSLADNRDVLHGNVVFIHQFAEEVVPGGAKAMVDAGCLDGVDYVYGSHVSSWSELGTVLFCEGYAMAAADFFELTIQGKGGHGASPHETIDPIVAAAQFVFGVQPIVSRNTDPIESAVITIGKIESGTVGNVIPDKAHLTGTVRTFNPAIRDMVEEKLNNLCKAIEIQYGATLEFNYTRGYDAVYNHPAETAMLREAVSVNLPDLQVLYAPPRMGAEDFTYYLQEKPGTFFFTGGGNPEINAVYPHHHPRFDVDEQSMLNIADVFVEALKLHGVVK is encoded by the coding sequence ATGAGCGTAAAAGAGAAACTGCAAGCAAACTTTGAGGTCATGGTTGAAATCCGAAGACATCTGCATATGTATCCGGAGCTTTCATTCAAAGAAATTAATACACCAAAACTTATTGCCGAAAAACTTCGCTCTTTTGGGATTGAAGTAAAAGAGAAGGTGGGAGGAAATGGGGTTACAGGTTATTTAGAGGGTGCCTTCGACGGACCGACAATTGCGTTCCGAGCAGATTTTGACGCACTTCCGATTCAAGATGAAAAAGAAGTGCCCTACAAATCGAAAGTCGATGGGGTAAGCCATGCATGTGGTCATGATATCCATACAGCCGCACTGCTCGGATTGGCAAAATCACTTGCTGATAACCGTGACGTACTTCACGGCAATGTCGTATTCATCCATCAATTTGCGGAAGAAGTCGTACCAGGTGGCGCGAAGGCAATGGTAGATGCAGGTTGCCTGGACGGTGTGGACTATGTATACGGTTCCCATGTCTCATCCTGGAGCGAATTGGGCACTGTGCTGTTTTGTGAGGGCTACGCAATGGCAGCTGCCGACTTTTTTGAACTTACTATTCAAGGTAAAGGCGGACATGGTGCATCACCTCATGAAACAATAGACCCGATTGTTGCTGCAGCACAATTTGTATTTGGTGTGCAGCCGATCGTCAGCAGAAATACCGATCCGATTGAATCTGCTGTTATTACAATCGGAAAAATTGAAAGTGGCACAGTTGGCAATGTCATCCCTGATAAAGCCCATTTAACAGGAACTGTTCGTACATTCAATCCAGCAATTCGCGATATGGTCGAAGAGAAGCTAAACAACTTATGCAAAGCGATTGAAATTCAATACGGTGCTACGCTTGAATTTAACTATACTCGCGGCTATGATGCCGTCTATAATCACCCGGCCGAAACCGCTATGCTTCGGGAAGCTGTCTCAGTAAACCTGCCAGACCTGCAAGTATTGTATGCCCCGCCTCGCATGGGAGCAGAAGATTTCACCTATTATTTACAGGAAAAGCCCGGCACGTTTTTCTTCACAGGCGGCGGCAATCCGGAAATCAATGCAGTCTATCCGCATCACCACCCAAGATTCGATGTGGATGAACAGTCCATGCTTAATATTGCCGATGTGTTTGTGGAAGCATTAAAGCTACATGGTGTTGTAAAATAA